From Chryseobacterium sp. IHB B 17019, one genomic window encodes:
- a CDS encoding RtcB family protein, which translates to MEFNGNNLIELGYRPAKWFKYAIAHINENNLDENQITEYLEQFKQPELLPLYETAKDFVINIRAEHESENDNVEKVINTMKVLMKTPTLVAGAIMPDACPTGPEGQIPVGGVVVAKNAIHPGFHSADICCSVMLTDFGKADPKEVLDAAHSVTHFGYGGRPRGEQMKMSQELMDAFRENYFLNDEKLISIARSHMGTQGDGNHFLFVGISKNTGNTMLVTHHGSRAPGAALYDKGMKVANRFRQEISPETLRENAWIPYETEEGKSYWEALQLIRTWTKENHTSIHDAVLNKLKIEKQDRYWNEHNFVFKDGDLFYHAKGATPLDDKFMPDITGPRLIPLNMAEPVLIVQGKTNERNLGFAPHGAGRNFSRTQHKRSLAHKTIEEVFAEETKGLDVRFFSNEIDISELPTAYKSAKNVRAQIEEYELCEVLDEVMPYGCIMAGDVQKNAPWKKKKKFRKA; encoded by the coding sequence ATGGAATTTAACGGAAATAATTTAATAGAATTAGGATACAGACCAGCAAAATGGTTCAAATATGCTATCGCACATATCAACGAAAATAATTTAGACGAAAATCAGATCACGGAATATTTGGAACAATTCAAACAACCGGAATTGCTTCCGCTTTATGAAACAGCAAAAGATTTTGTAATCAATATCAGAGCTGAACATGAGAGCGAAAACGATAACGTGGAAAAAGTAATCAATACGATGAAAGTTTTGATGAAAACTCCGACTTTGGTTGCAGGTGCGATCATGCCGGATGCTTGCCCGACAGGTCCTGAAGGTCAGATTCCCGTTGGTGGAGTTGTTGTGGCGAAAAACGCGATTCACCCGGGGTTTCATAGCGCGGATATCTGCTGCTCTGTAATGTTGACCGATTTTGGAAAAGCTGATCCTAAAGAAGTTTTGGACGCTGCTCATTCTGTGACGCATTTCGGATATGGGGGAAGACCGAGAGGTGAACAAATGAAAATGTCTCAGGAATTGATGGATGCTTTCAGGGAAAATTACTTTTTAAATGACGAGAAATTAATCAGCATTGCGCGTTCTCATATGGGAACTCAGGGAGACGGAAACCATTTCCTGTTTGTCGGAATTTCTAAAAATACAGGAAATACCATGTTGGTTACTCACCACGGATCAAGAGCACCTGGTGCCGCTTTATACGATAAAGGAATGAAGGTTGCGAATAGATTCAGACAGGAAATTTCACCGGAAACTTTGAGAGAAAACGCATGGATTCCTTACGAAACCGAAGAAGGAAAATCCTATTGGGAAGCCCTTCAATTGATAAGAACATGGACAAAAGAAAACCATACTTCCATTCATGATGCAGTTTTAAATAAACTTAAAATCGAAAAACAAGATAGATATTGGAACGAACATAATTTCGTTTTTAAAGATGGAGATTTATTTTACCACGCAAAAGGAGCAACGCCTTTAGATGATAAATTTATGCCGGATATTACGGGTCCAAGACTGATTCCGTTGAATATGGCAGAACCGGTTTTGATTGTTCAGGGAAAAACAAATGAAAGAAATCTCGGTTTTGCGCCACATGGAGCAGGAAGAAATTTCAGCAGAACACAACATAAAAGATCATTAGCACATAAAACGATCGAAGAAGTTTTTGCAGAGGAAACAAAAGGGCTTGACGTTCGATTCTTCTCCAATGAAATTGATATTTCCGAACTTCCTACAGCTTATAAAAGCGCCAAAAACGTAAGAGCTCAGATTGAAGAATACGAACTTTGCGAGGTTCTGGATGAAGTGATGCCTTACGGATGTATTATGGCGGGAGATGTTCAGAAGAATGCGCCTTGGAAGAAAAAGAAAAAGTTTAGAAAAGCTTAA